The following are encoded together in the Lathyrus oleraceus cultivar Zhongwan6 chromosome 3, CAAS_Psat_ZW6_1.0, whole genome shotgun sequence genome:
- the LOC127125925 gene encoding uncharacterized protein LOC127125925, protein MENSDTISLIHGNEDKLLIQLEVIIEEMKSAKPWKKISDDGSILHLCVRHNHFEALKFIVQSVSGVKDLLHVQDKEGNTILHWAVNLKQIQTIKFLLSLPEMREAAMTLNNRGLTPLDIMNSSSTDIIDIAIQYILMESGVQKTCTNAHSSNSHESNQSQQPNSKTKNLKNFWSKYLQHQGNWIEETRGTLMIVATVIATMTFQSALNPPGGVWQENTHGGAYTCTTYGICRAGTAIIGYDSAKDYVIFMSFNTISFFASLCVVLILICGFPLQNKVIMWMLTIAMIVAVTFMLLTYMWAIGFVTPDHIYYNAYRLGFFLGGAWGVILLVLALIQIVRFVFWIKERKKQKMHM, encoded by the exons ATGGAAAATTCAGATACTATTAGTTTGATTCATGGGAATGAAGACAAACTTCTTATACAATTGGAAGTCATTATTGAGGAGATGAAAAGTGCCAAACCATGGAAGAAGATTAGTGATGATGGATCTATATTGCACTTGTGTGTTAGGCATAATCATTTTGAGGCTTTGAAATTCATAGTGCAATCAGTGAGTGGAGTCAAAGACCTATTGCATGTTCAAGACAAAGAGGGTAACACCATTCTTCATTGGGCAGTTAACCTCAAGCAAATTCAG ACCATAAAGTTCTTGCTTTCACTTCCTGAAATGAGAGAAGCAGCAATGACTTTGAATAATAGAGGTCTCACACCTTTGGATATAATGAACAGTTCTTCAACAGATATCATTGACATTGCAATCCAATACATTTTAATGGAATCGGGAGTCCAAAAAACTTGCACAAATGCACATTCTAGTAATTCTCATGAATCAAATCAATCACAACAACCCAATAGTAAAACAAAAAATTTGAAGAATTTCTGGTCAAAGTATCTACAACACCAAGGTAATTGGATAGAAGAAACACGTGGCACATTGATGATTGTAGCAACTGTAATTGCAACCATGACATTTCAATCAGCATTAAATCCCCCAGGTGGAGTATGGCAAGAGAATACACATGGTGGTGCATACACATGCACAACTTATGGTATTTGCAGAGCTGGAACTGCAATTATTGGTTATGATTCGGCAAAAGATTATGTTATATTTATGTCTTTTAATACTATCTCTTTTTTTGCTTCTCTTTGTGTTGTGTTGATTCTCATTTGTGGTTTTCCACTTCAGAATAAGGTCATAATGTGGATGTTAACTATTGCAATGATTGTTGCAGTTACATTTATGTTGCTAACGTATATGTGGGCCATTGGGTTCGTGACACCTGATCATATTTATTATAATGCTTATAGATTAGGGTTTTTTTTAGGTGGTGCTTGGGGTGTTATACTTCTTGTTCTTGCTTTGATTCAAATTGTAAGGTTTGTTTTCTGGATAAAGGAGAGGAAGAAACAGAAGATGCACATGTAA